A window of Polaribacter litorisediminis contains these coding sequences:
- a CDS encoding acetylornithine carbamoyltransferase, translating to MKNYTAINDIDNINSWIQEAKEIKANPLKNIELGKNKTIGLLFFNSSLRTRLSTQKAALNLGMNPIVMNVSGDAWGIEFGNGTIMNGNTAEHIKEAAAVVSQYCDVIAVRAFPTLTDKEKDESEHVLTSFVKFASVPIISMESATGHPLQGLTDALTISENTKKKRPKVVLSWAPHIKALPHAVANSFTQAMQKMDVEFVIANPEGYNLNPEITKDTLIIHNQEEAFKNADFVYTKNWSSYDDYGKVLNTDPNWMITKDKIGEAKFMHCLPVRRNVVVEDAVLDSGSSLVIEQANNRTFAAQLVLKKILEDL from the coding sequence ATGAAAAATTACACGGCTATAAACGACATCGATAATATTAATTCTTGGATTCAAGAAGCGAAAGAAATAAAAGCAAATCCTTTAAAAAATATCGAATTAGGAAAAAACAAAACCATAGGCTTATTATTTTTTAATTCAAGTTTACGAACACGTTTAAGCACACAAAAAGCGGCCTTAAATTTAGGGATGAACCCTATTGTGATGAATGTTTCTGGGGATGCTTGGGGAATTGAATTTGGCAACGGGACTATTATGAATGGTAACACAGCAGAACACATTAAAGAAGCTGCTGCCGTAGTTTCTCAATATTGCGATGTGATTGCAGTGAGAGCATTTCCAACATTAACCGACAAAGAAAAAGACGAATCTGAACACGTTTTAACATCGTTTGTAAAATTTGCTTCTGTGCCCATTATCAGCATGGAAAGTGCTACAGGCCATCCGCTACAAGGTTTAACAGATGCACTTACAATTTCTGAAAATACTAAAAAAAAGAGACCGAAAGTAGTTTTAAGTTGGGCGCCGCATATTAAAGCGCTACCCCACGCAGTCGCTAATAGTTTTACACAAGCCATGCAAAAAATGGACGTAGAATTCGTCATTGCAAATCCTGAAGGATATAATTTAAATCCAGAAATTACAAAAGACACACTCATTATTCACAATCAAGAAGAAGCGTTTAAAAATGCTGATTTTGTGTATACAAAAAATTGGAGTTCTTATGATGATTATGGAAAAGTATTAAACACAGACCCCAATTGGATGATTACAAAAGACAAAATTGGCGAAGCTAAATTTATGCATTGTTTACCGGTAAGAAGAAATGTTGTGGTAGAAGATGCGGTATTAGATTCTGGCAGTTCTTTAGTAATTGAACAAGCAAATAATAGAACTTTTGCCGCGCAATTGGTTTTGAAAAAAATATTGGAAGATTTATAG
- the proC gene encoding pyrroline-5-carboxylate reductase, giving the protein MVKIKYLQGQKKTVQDKSNDMKIAIIGAGSLGQSIAKGLLKNKIVSSLYLTRRNVDAIKEFDRYKAVTLTTDNEEAVKNADIIIFAVQPRHLRDILESLKYKLSKEQIIISVITGFSIGKIENIIGAKHYIMRAMPNTAAAVRQSMTCIAANERGTEKVSVASTIFNSLGTSMIIPEEQIQAATVICASGIAFWMRLIRATTQGAIQLGFEASEAHELAMQTCFGAASLLKESGNHPEVEIDRVTTPGGCTIEGLNEMEHQGLSSSLIKGINVSFDKINQIKS; this is encoded by the coding sequence ATGGTAAAAATTAAATATCTACAAGGTCAAAAAAAAACCGTGCAGGATAAAAGTAATGATATGAAAATAGCAATAATTGGAGCAGGAAGTTTAGGACAATCTATCGCAAAAGGATTGTTGAAAAATAAAATTGTAAGCTCTTTATATCTTACAAGAAGAAATGTAGATGCTATCAAAGAATTTGATAGATATAAAGCAGTCACTTTAACTACGGATAATGAAGAGGCCGTTAAAAATGCCGACATCATAATCTTTGCAGTACAACCAAGACACTTAAGAGATATTTTAGAAAGCTTAAAATACAAATTAAGCAAAGAGCAAATTATAATTTCTGTAATTACAGGTTTTTCAATAGGAAAAATTGAAAATATTATTGGCGCAAAACATTATATTATGAGGGCTATGCCAAATACGGCTGCTGCAGTTCGGCAATCTATGACCTGTATTGCCGCTAATGAACGAGGAACAGAAAAAGTATCAGTGGCTTCTACTATTTTTAATAGTCTTGGCACTTCTATGATCATTCCTGAAGAACAAATACAAGCAGCAACTGTTATTTGCGCAAGCGGAATTGCCTTTTGGATGCGTTTGATAAGAGCAACCACCCAAGGTGCAATTCAATTAGGTTTTGAAGCGAGTGAAGCACACGAATTGGCGATGCAAACTTGTTTTGGAGCCGCTTCTTTATTAAAAGAATCTGGCAATCATCCTGAAGTAGAAATAGACCGAGTTACTACACCAGGAGGTTGTACTATTGAGGGTTTAAATGAAATGGAACATCAAGGTTTAAGTTCTTCTTTAATTAAAGGAATTAACGTTTCTTTTGATAAAATTAATCAAATAAAAAGCTAA
- a CDS encoding GNAT family N-acetyltransferase, whose product MEIVIANISHIKYADIICDTIADAAQVRGTGIAKRQPAYIAAKMENGNAVIALEHGKFAGFCYIEQWGHGKFVANSGLIVHPDFRNLGLAKQIKEVIFKHSRTKFPDAKIFSITTGLAVMKLNSNLGYKPVTFSELTTDSTFWDGCKTCRNYDILTRTERKMCMCTGMLFDPKNQNKKESVKFKENVFKRLKNMKQNLFLKKDKK is encoded by the coding sequence ATGGAAATTGTAATCGCTAATATATCCCATATAAAATACGCAGACATTATTTGCGATACTATTGCAGATGCTGCACAAGTTAGAGGAACAGGAATCGCAAAACGACAACCTGCATATATTGCCGCAAAAATGGAAAATGGCAATGCCGTTATCGCTTTAGAGCATGGCAAATTTGCGGGCTTCTGCTACATAGAACAATGGGGTCATGGAAAATTTGTTGCCAATTCAGGGTTGATTGTGCATCCAGATTTTAGGAATCTTGGGCTTGCCAAACAAATTAAAGAGGTTATCTTTAAGCATTCTAGAACAAAGTTTCCTGATGCAAAGATATTTAGTATTACAACAGGATTAGCAGTGATGAAACTAAATAGCAATTTAGGATACAAACCTGTTACGTTCTCTGAACTAACAACTGACTCAACTTTTTGGGATGGTTGTAAAACTTGCAGAAATTATGACATTTTAACCCGAACAGAGCGTAAAATGTGCATGTGTACAGGCATGTTATTTGATCCTAAAAATCAGAACAAAAAAGAATCTGTAAAGTTTAAAGAAAACGTATTTAAGAGATTAAAAAACATGAAACAAAACTTGTTTCTAAAAAAAGATAAAAAATGA
- a CDS encoding DUF2141 domain-containing protein, with protein sequence MKIITTLLVATSLFISNLITAQKNVTITATVVNVTSNEGKVGFALYNKENFMGTPVLGDKVDVVDGKSIVVFKNVKPGVYAITCYHDKNSNDKMDFAANGMPLEDYGASNNIMSFGPPNFEDAKFSVSNKDVSLEIKF encoded by the coding sequence ATGAAAATTATCACAACTCTTTTAGTCGCAACATCGTTATTTATTTCAAACCTAATAACAGCTCAAAAAAATGTAACCATTACCGCAACAGTTGTCAATGTAACTTCAAACGAAGGTAAAGTTGGTTTTGCATTATATAACAAAGAAAATTTTATGGGAACACCTGTTCTAGGGGATAAAGTAGACGTTGTGGATGGTAAAAGTATCGTTGTTTTTAAAAATGTGAAGCCTGGTGTATATGCAATTACCTGTTATCATGATAAAAACAGCAATGATAAAATGGATTTTGCCGCCAACGGAATGCCTTTAGAAGATTATGGCGCATCGAACAATATAATGTCTTTTGGGCCTCCTAATTTTGAAGACGCAAAGTTTTCAGTTTCCAATAAAGATGTATCTTTAGAAATCAAATTTTAG
- the argC gene encoding N-acetyl-gamma-glutamyl-phosphate reductase has protein sequence MLEVGIIGGAGYTAGELIRLLLNHPKTHINFVYSTSNSGHKVYKIHQDLLGSTEMNFTNTINTNIDVLFLCLGHGNSTAFLQKNTFSENTKIIDLSNDFRLTADKNFDGKKFIYGLPELQKEAIKEAKYIANPGCFATALQLAILPLAAHKLLQNDVHINAVTGATGAGTSLSATTHFTYRDNNFSHYKAFTHQHLEEINQTVKKLQADFNSEINFVPNRGNFSRGIFATTYTEFKGSIKEAIKMYQEYYKDAKFTFISETDIHLKQVVNTNKCFIHLVKHNNKLLITSIIDNLLKGASGQAIQNMNLMCGFEEALGLNLKSNYF, from the coding sequence ATGTTAGAAGTAGGTATTATTGGCGGTGCGGGATATACAGCCGGAGAATTAATACGGCTATTATTAAATCACCCAAAAACCCATATTAATTTTGTGTATAGCACTTCTAATAGTGGTCATAAAGTATATAAAATACATCAAGATTTATTAGGGAGTACTGAAATGAATTTCACCAATACAATTAATACGAATATTGATGTTTTATTTTTATGTTTGGGTCATGGAAATTCGACTGCTTTTTTGCAAAAAAACACCTTTTCTGAAAACACAAAAATCATTGATTTAAGCAATGATTTTAGATTAACTGCTGATAAAAATTTTGATGGAAAAAAATTTATTTATGGGTTACCCGAACTGCAAAAAGAAGCAATAAAAGAAGCTAAATACATTGCAAATCCGGGTTGTTTTGCAACCGCTTTGCAGCTGGCAATTTTACCTTTAGCAGCTCATAAATTATTGCAAAATGATGTTCATATAAATGCAGTAACTGGCGCAACCGGTGCAGGAACTTCATTATCTGCAACAACACATTTTACATACAGAGATAATAATTTTTCGCATTATAAAGCATTTACGCATCAACATTTAGAAGAAATAAATCAAACCGTAAAAAAATTACAAGCTGATTTTAATTCAGAAATTAATTTTGTACCTAACCGAGGAAATTTCTCAAGAGGAATTTTTGCAACTACCTACACAGAATTTAAAGGAAGCATTAAAGAAGCGATAAAAATGTATCAAGAATATTATAAAGATGCCAAGTTTACTTTTATCTCAGAGACCGATATTCATTTAAAACAAGTGGTAAATACTAATAAATGTTTTATCCATTTGGTAAAACACAACAATAAATTATTAATAACAAGCATCATCGATAATCTTTTAAAGGGAGCTTCTGGTCAGGCAATTCAGAATATGAATTTAATGTGCGGATTTGAAGAAGCTTTAGGATTAAATTTAAAATCGAATTATTTTTAG
- the proB gene encoding glutamate 5-kinase translates to MLKKKRILLKIGSNTLTKETNNISRGKIEDIANQIAKLKDTCEFIIVSSGAIAVAKQFVKLESKQSDIFVKQALASIGQPHLIRIYQEIFREYGLLTSQCLLSYSDFEKQQSKTNIVNTINVLVQNNYIPIINENDTVATDEIQFGDNDKLAALTAVLLNVDLLIIATNTFGIYTKESIKNNAPKTMEEITNFDDLYNEVVNSKSSHGSGGMQSKIEAASLTKKANIETWIVNGLEDHFITNAFENKVAFTKIK, encoded by the coding sequence ATGCTCAAAAAGAAACGCATTTTACTAAAAATTGGTTCGAATACGCTCACCAAAGAAACCAATAATATTTCACGAGGAAAAATTGAAGATATTGCCAATCAGATTGCAAAACTCAAAGATACTTGTGAGTTTATTATTGTAAGTTCTGGCGCTATTGCAGTTGCAAAACAGTTTGTAAAATTAGAAAGTAAGCAATCAGACATTTTTGTAAAACAAGCATTGGCTTCTATTGGTCAACCGCATTTAATCAGGATTTATCAAGAAATTTTTAGAGAATATGGTTTGTTAACTTCTCAATGCCTCCTATCCTATTCAGATTTTGAGAAACAGCAGAGCAAAACCAATATTGTCAATACCATTAATGTTTTGGTTCAGAATAACTACATTCCAATTATCAACGAAAATGATACGGTAGCCACAGATGAAATTCAATTTGGAGATAATGATAAGTTAGCCGCTTTAACCGCAGTTTTATTAAATGTTGATTTGTTAATTATTGCGACCAATACCTTTGGGATTTATACAAAAGAATCCATCAAAAATAATGCTCCAAAAACGATGGAAGAAATTACCAATTTTGATGATTTATACAACGAGGTTGTCAATTCGAAATCTTCACACGGAAGTGGTGGAATGCAATCGAAAATTGAAGCAGCATCCTTAACTAAAAAAGCCAACATAGAAACTTGGATTGTCAATGGTTTGGAAGATCATTTCATTACAAATGCTTTTGAAAATAAAGTTGCGTTCACAAAAATAAAATAA
- a CDS encoding aspartate aminotransferase family protein, translating to MPLFNVYPLYNVTPVSAKGVYVYDQNNTEYLDLYGGHAVISIGHAHPKYVEAITNQVAKLGFYSNAVQNPLQVELANKIEQLSSCKNYELFLCNSGAEANENALKLASFKTEKSRVIAFKNGFHGRTSAAVAATDNKNIIAPINAQQKVTILDLNDLKTVKTELEKGDVCAVIVEFIQGVGGLDQATSNFFEQVDVLCKQNNTMFIADEVQSGYGRSGKFFAFQHYKVTPDIISIAKGMGNGFPIGGILIHPNIEAKFGMLGTTFGGNHLACAAGLSVLKVIEEENLMDNVNEMSAYFIKIANTIPEIKNTKGKGLMLGLEFDFEVADLRKKLIYEYHIFTGGAANKKLLRILPPLNVHKKHLDHFFDALRSALKNTGIN from the coding sequence ATGCCATTATTTAACGTGTATCCACTGTATAATGTTACGCCTGTTTCTGCAAAAGGGGTGTATGTTTATGATCAAAACAATACAGAATATTTAGATTTATATGGAGGTCATGCCGTTATTTCTATCGGTCATGCACATCCAAAATATGTGGAGGCCATTACAAATCAAGTAGCAAAATTAGGCTTTTATTCAAATGCAGTTCAAAATCCTTTACAAGTTGAGCTAGCCAATAAAATTGAACAACTTTCTAGTTGTAAAAATTACGAATTATTTTTATGTAATTCTGGTGCGGAAGCCAACGAAAATGCTTTAAAATTAGCCTCTTTTAAAACGGAAAAATCAAGAGTGATTGCTTTTAAAAATGGTTTTCACGGAAGAACTTCTGCTGCGGTTGCAGCAACGGATAATAAAAATATTATAGCCCCTATAAATGCGCAACAAAAAGTTACAATTTTAGATTTGAATGATCTTAAAACTGTTAAAACCGAACTCGAAAAAGGAGATGTTTGTGCTGTCATTGTAGAATTTATTCAGGGAGTTGGTGGTTTAGACCAAGCAACATCAAATTTCTTTGAACAAGTTGATGTGCTTTGCAAACAAAACAACACCATGTTTATTGCAGATGAAGTACAGTCTGGTTATGGAAGATCTGGAAAATTTTTTGCTTTTCAACATTATAAGGTGACTCCAGACATTATATCCATCGCAAAAGGAATGGGTAATGGTTTTCCGATTGGTGGCATTTTAATTCATCCAAATATTGAAGCAAAATTCGGAATGTTAGGCACCACTTTCGGTGGAAATCATTTAGCGTGTGCGGCAGGATTATCAGTTTTAAAAGTCATTGAAGAGGAAAATTTGATGGATAATGTGAACGAAATGTCTGCTTATTTTATAAAAATTGCAAACACAATTCCTGAAATCAAAAACACAAAAGGAAAAGGATTAATGTTAGGTTTGGAATTCGATTTTGAAGTTGCCGATTTAAGAAAAAAATTGATTTATGAATATCATATTTTTACAGGCGGTGCGGCGAATAAAAAATTATTAAGAATTTTGCCTCCATTAAATGTACATAAAAAACATCTCGATCATTTTTTTGACGCTTTACGAAGTGCATTAAAAAACACAGGAATCAATTAA
- the argH gene encoding argininosuccinate lyase — protein MKLWDKGFSIDKQIENFTVGNDREIDIHIAKYDVQASLAHAIMLESIGIITTDELKDLKKGLNELAKDIENGTFVIEESFEDVHSKIEWELTNKLGEVGKKIHTARSRNDQVLVALQLYYKENLSIINDKTKTLFDTLLGLADIYKENLLPGYTHLQVAMPSSFGLWFSAYAELLIDDVYMLNAVAKVVDQNPLGSAAGYGSSFPIDRELTTRELDFATLKYNVVAAQLSRGKSERSIASALGGLCNTMARFAMDVCLYMSQNFNFISFPDELTTGSSIMPHKKNPDVFELIRGKCNKIQALHTEMVMITNNLPTGYHRDFQLLKENIINAFEDVKDILDIFNYSIQQVIVKDIDLNDEKYQYLFTVDSINNLVVEGMPFREAYQKIGGQVQAGTYKPDLGKQHSHVGSIHNLSLDKIAEKYPKH, from the coding sequence ATGAAGTTGTGGGATAAAGGATTTTCAATAGACAAACAAATAGAAAATTTCACGGTGGGTAATGATAGAGAAATTGACATACATATTGCTAAATATGATGTTCAAGCTTCTTTAGCGCATGCCATCATGCTAGAATCAATAGGCATTATTACTACGGATGAATTAAAAGATTTAAAAAAAGGTTTAAACGAGTTAGCCAAAGATATTGAAAACGGAACCTTTGTTATTGAGGAATCTTTTGAAGATGTGCATTCTAAAATTGAGTGGGAATTGACCAATAAACTAGGCGAAGTTGGTAAGAAAATACATACAGCTCGCTCTAGAAATGATCAAGTTTTAGTAGCCTTACAGTTATACTACAAAGAGAATTTATCAATTATTAATGATAAAACAAAAACACTTTTTGATACGCTTTTAGGTTTAGCGGATATATATAAAGAAAACCTTTTACCGGGTTACACCCATTTGCAAGTGGCAATGCCATCCTCGTTTGGATTGTGGTTTTCTGCCTATGCAGAATTACTAATTGACGATGTGTACATGCTAAATGCAGTCGCTAAAGTTGTTGACCAAAACCCTTTAGGTTCTGCCGCTGGATATGGAAGCTCCTTCCCTATTGACAGAGAATTAACGACCAGAGAATTAGACTTTGCTACTTTAAAATACAATGTGGTTGCTGCACAATTAAGTAGAGGAAAAAGCGAACGTTCTATAGCTTCTGCTTTAGGAGGATTATGCAATACCATGGCCCGTTTTGCCATGGATGTTTGTTTGTATATGAGTCAGAATTTTAATTTTATTTCTTTTCCTGATGAATTAACTACTGGAAGTAGCATTATGCCACACAAGAAAAATCCTGATGTTTTTGAATTAATCCGTGGAAAATGTAATAAAATTCAGGCTTTGCATACAGAAATGGTCATGATCACCAACAACTTACCAACAGGTTATCACCGAGATTTTCAATTATTGAAAGAAAATATCATTAATGCTTTTGAAGATGTAAAAGATATTTTAGACATTTTTAATTACTCAATTCAACAAGTAATTGTAAAAGATATTGATTTGAATGATGAAAAATATCAATACTTATTTACCGTAGATAGTATCAATAATTTAGTGGTTGAAGGCATGCCTTTTAGAGAAGCCTATCAAAAAATTGGAGGCCAAGTGCAAGCTGGAACCTACAAACCAGATTTAGGAAAACAACATTCGCATGTTGGAAGTATTCATAATTTGAGCTTGGATAAAATTGCTGAGAAATATCCTAAACATTAA
- a CDS encoding argininosuccinate synthase: protein MKKLVIAYSGGLDTSYCAVSLSKKYDVHAVSVNTGGFTTYEIKKIESNAYKMGVSTYKNIDAVATFYKKVVKYLIFGNVLKNNTYPLSVSAERIIQAIEIVEYAKSIGAEYIAHGSTGAGNDQVRFDMIFQTLAPKIKIITPIRDQKLTRQEEIDYLKSEGIHMPWEKAQYSVNKGLWGTSVGGSETLTSTMPLPESAYPSQLEKDGIQKLILTFNKGELVAVNGKIDSSEKCIELLNNIASKYGIGRDIHVGDTIIGIKGRVGFEAAAALITIKAHHLLEKHTLTKWQMQHKEYLSSFYGMHLHEGQYLDPVMRDMEAFLQSSQQKVTGSVFITLRPYTFALDGVSSQHDLMSATFGSYGEENKGWTAEEAKGFIKILGNQNKIYQQVNHTK, encoded by the coding sequence ATGAAAAAATTAGTAATTGCATATAGTGGTGGTTTAGATACTTCTTATTGTGCGGTAAGTTTATCTAAAAAATATGATGTTCATGCCGTAAGTGTCAACACCGGAGGATTTACAACCTATGAAATCAAAAAAATTGAAAGTAATGCTTATAAAATGGGCGTTTCTACTTACAAAAACATTGATGCCGTAGCTACTTTTTATAAAAAGGTTGTAAAATATTTAATCTTTGGTAATGTTTTAAAAAATAACACCTACCCGCTTTCTGTAAGTGCAGAAAGAATTATACAAGCCATAGAAATTGTGGAATACGCAAAAAGTATTGGTGCGGAATATATTGCCCATGGAAGCACAGGCGCAGGAAATGATCAGGTTCGTTTTGATATGATTTTTCAAACCTTGGCGCCAAAAATTAAGATTATTACACCCATTAGAGATCAAAAATTAACAAGGCAAGAAGAAATTGATTATTTAAAATCTGAAGGAATTCATATGCCTTGGGAAAAAGCACAATATTCAGTAAATAAAGGTTTGTGGGGAACGAGTGTTGGTGGTTCTGAAACGTTAACTTCTACAATGCCTTTGCCCGAAAGTGCCTATCCGTCTCAACTAGAAAAAGACGGAATTCAAAAACTGATTTTAACCTTTAATAAAGGGGAACTAGTGGCTGTAAATGGAAAAATAGATTCGTCAGAAAAATGTATTGAACTGCTAAATAATATTGCTTCTAAATACGGAATTGGAAGAGATATTCATGTTGGCGATACCATTATAGGAATTAAGGGACGGGTTGGTTTTGAAGCTGCTGCGGCCTTAATCACCATAAAAGCACACCATTTGTTAGAAAAACATACGCTTACAAAATGGCAAATGCAGCACAAAGAGTATTTATCTAGTTTTTACGGAATGCATTTGCATGAAGGGCAATATTTAGATCCGGTAATGCGAGATATGGAGGCTTTTTTACAAAGTAGCCAACAAAAAGTTACCGGGAGTGTTTTTATCACTCTAAGACCTTATACTTTTGCTTTGGATGGAGTTTCGTCTCAACATGATTTAATGAGCGCAACATTTGGAAGTTATGGAGAAGAAAATAAAGGTTGGACGGCAGAGGAAGCAAAAGGTTTTATCAAAATTCTAGGAAATCAGAATAAAATTTATCAACAGGTAAATCATACAAAATAA
- a CDS encoding M20 family metallo-hydrolase — translation MTIEILTQKAIALLKSLIETQSFSTEEENTATLIEGWFVENKIPFKRTKNNIWATNKYFDKNKPTLLLNSHHDTVKPNSAYTNDPFKAIVKDGKLYGLGSNDAGGCLVSLIATFTNFYAQENLKYNLVIVASAEEENSGKNGLNSTLPIIPPIDVAIVGEPTLMNFAVAEKGLVVFDAVVEGIPSHAAHPNDNNSIYNTIEVLQWFKDFKFAKTSEALGDVKMTVTQINAGSQHNVVPGHVDLVIDVRVNDAYSNQEIATILQEKSPCTKITPRSLRLNSSSISVEHDLVKAGIAMGRETYGSPTLSDQAALSCQSLKLGPGDSTRSHSANEFIYLAEIEEGIQIYVELLNRVII, via the coding sequence ATGACAATTGAAATATTAACACAAAAAGCAATTGCATTGCTAAAAAGTTTGATTGAAACACAATCATTTTCAACAGAAGAAGAAAATACTGCTACCTTAATTGAAGGCTGGTTTGTAGAAAATAAAATTCCGTTTAAAAGAACAAAAAATAATATTTGGGCAACAAACAAATATTTTGATAAAAACAAACCCACGTTATTATTAAATTCTCATCACGATACTGTGAAACCAAACTCAGCATACACAAATGATCCTTTTAAGGCAATCGTTAAAGACGGAAAATTATACGGTTTGGGTTCTAACGACGCTGGCGGTTGTTTGGTTTCATTAATCGCAACTTTTACGAATTTTTACGCACAAGAAAACTTAAAATACAACTTGGTCATTGTTGCTTCTGCCGAAGAAGAAAATAGCGGTAAAAATGGATTGAATAGCACGTTACCGATTATTCCACCTATTGATGTTGCCATTGTAGGCGAACCAACTTTAATGAATTTTGCCGTTGCAGAAAAAGGATTAGTCGTTTTTGATGCTGTAGTTGAAGGAATTCCAAGTCACGCAGCGCATCCAAATGATAACAATTCCATTTATAATACTATTGAAGTTTTACAGTGGTTTAAAGATTTTAAGTTTGCAAAAACTTCTGAAGCTTTAGGTGATGTAAAAATGACGGTTACTCAAATCAATGCAGGTTCTCAGCACAATGTGGTTCCAGGGCACGTAGATTTGGTGATTGATGTTCGTGTAAATGATGCCTATTCAAATCAAGAAATTGCAACTATTTTGCAAGAAAAATCACCTTGCACCAAAATTACACCTAGAAGTTTACGATTGAATTCTTCATCGATATCCGTAGAACATGATTTGGTCAAAGCAGGAATTGCAATGGGAAGAGAAACCTATGGTTCTCCAACCTTATCAGATCAAGCGGCTTTGAGCTGTCAATCTCTAAAATTAGGCCCTGGAGATAGCACTCGTTCTCATTCTGCCAATGAATTTATTTATCTTGCGGAAATTGAAGAGGGAATTCAGATTTATGTTGAATTGTTGAATCGTGTAATTATTTAA
- the argB gene encoding acetylglutamate kinase has product MQKLSIIKIGGNIIEDETSLNAFLKLFANLEGKKILIHGGGKRATHIASKLGVKSKMINGRRITDAATLEVITMVYAGLVNKNIVAKLQSLDVDALGLTGADVNSIKSDKRPVKEIDFGFVGDVKKVAHNSIDKLIKADFTPVFCALTHDGNGQLLNTNADTIASAIAVGMSKIYETSIYYCFELNGVLQDFKNKESVIKNINSETYQALLKDGIITDGMIPKLDNCFDALNNGVQKVLIGNLSMFTNENEFFTTITL; this is encoded by the coding sequence ATGCAAAAACTATCAATCATAAAAATTGGAGGAAATATCATAGAAGATGAAACTTCTTTAAATGCTTTTTTGAAATTATTTGCGAATCTCGAAGGAAAGAAAATTCTGATACATGGCGGTGGGAAACGTGCTACGCATATAGCTTCAAAATTAGGCGTTAAATCTAAAATGATAAACGGTAGACGTATTACTGATGCTGCAACTTTAGAGGTAATTACAATGGTTTATGCCGGTTTGGTCAACAAAAATATAGTCGCCAAATTACAATCTTTAGATGTTGATGCCCTTGGTTTAACGGGTGCAGACGTCAACAGTATAAAATCTGATAAAAGACCCGTAAAAGAGATTGATTTTGGTTTTGTAGGTGATGTAAAAAAAGTGGCTCATAATTCGATTGACAAATTGATAAAAGCTGATTTTACGCCTGTTTTTTGCGCCCTTACCCATGACGGAAATGGGCAATTACTAAATACAAATGCCGATACTATTGCAAGTGCAATTGCCGTTGGAATGAGCAAAATTTATGAAACATCCATCTATTATTGTTTTGAATTAAATGGAGTTTTACAAGATTTTAAAAACAAAGAATCTGTCATCAAAAATATCAATTCAGAAACGTACCAAGCATTATTAAAAGACGGTATTATTACTGATGGAATGATACCTAAATTAGACAATTGCTTTGATGCATTAAATAATGGTGTTCAAAAAGTACTGATTGGAAATTTATCCATGTTCACCAACGAAAACGAGTTTTTTACAACAATTACATTATAA